The bacterium genome includes a window with the following:
- a CDS encoding ABC transporter permease, whose amino-acid sequence MPRFVVARVLATIPVLVGVSLVVFLTMKMIPGDAAEVLAGPQATREQVELIRQSLGLNRPLYVQYVSWLSRAGRGDLGRSIQLDAPVTEMVLDRLKNTLVLALASALLAVAIGVPVGILSAMRQSSIVDRASVVLAMFGNSMPTFWLGLVLILIFSLQFRLFPSNGMFSLRGPAGIPDLLWHLTLPAFTLCGVPAAVLTRLTRSSVVDALNDDHIRTARAKGLTEVRVIVHHALRNALLPVVTLLGIQVGYLLGGSILVETVFSWPGLGLQLYDAIGARDLPLVQGGVLLVATVFVFINLFVDVFYAVLDPRIRYAA is encoded by the coding sequence ATGCCTCGCTTCGTCGTCGCGCGGGTTCTCGCGACGATTCCGGTGCTGGTCGGTGTGTCGCTCGTGGTGTTCCTCACGATGAAGATGATCCCCGGCGATGCCGCCGAGGTGCTCGCAGGACCTCAGGCCACGCGGGAGCAGGTCGAGTTGATTCGCCAGAGCCTTGGGTTGAACCGCCCGCTCTATGTCCAGTATGTCAGTTGGCTGAGCCGGGCGGGGCGAGGAGACCTCGGGCGGTCGATTCAGTTGGACGCGCCGGTCACCGAGATGGTACTCGATCGGCTCAAGAACACGCTGGTGCTCGCGCTCGCCAGTGCGCTGCTGGCGGTCGCGATCGGCGTCCCAGTGGGCATCCTCTCAGCGATGCGCCAATCCTCGATCGTAGATCGCGCGTCCGTGGTGCTGGCCATGTTCGGCAACAGTATGCCGACGTTCTGGTTGGGATTGGTGTTGATCCTGATCTTCTCGCTGCAATTTCGACTGTTCCCGTCCAACGGCATGTTCTCACTACGCGGTCCCGCCGGCATTCCCGACCTGTTGTGGCATCTGACCCTCCCCGCGTTCACCCTCTGCGGCGTGCCGGCCGCGGTGCTGACCCGGCTGACACGTTCGAGCGTGGTCGACGCGTTGAACGACGACCACATCCGGACGGCGCGCGCCAAGGGCCTCACCGAGGTACGGGTTATCGTTCACCACGCTCTGCGCAATGCGCTGTTGCCGGTCGTGACGCTCCTCGGGATCCAGGTGGGCTACCTTCTCGGTGGATCGATCCTGGTCGAAACGGTCTTCTCGTGGCCGGGTCTCGGGTTGCAACTCTACGATGCGATCGGCGCGCGCGATCTGCCGCTGGTACAGGGCGGGGTGTTGCTCGTAGCCACGGTGTTCGTCTTCATCAATCTCTTCGTGGACGTGTTCTATGCCGTGCTCGATCCGCGGATTCGATACGCCGCGTGA
- a CDS encoding ABC transporter permease, producing MRSARGFSALVGKRLRWDPVLLAALGVLLLVAVGTVMAPRLSPYDPTRVDPRIRLSPPGTVGHLLGTDQLGRDVLSRAMWGGRISLIVGIVPVVLSALVGSGVGLISGYYGGLLDHAVTRSLDVLFAFPAILLALAIVSALGPSIYNAMLAITIVAIPSFARLVRSSTLGVRERSFIEAARSLGAGNQRIIVQHILPHTVSPVIVYATFETGKTIIFAAALSFLGLGVQPPTAEWGAMLSEGRTVLATAWYVATVPGIMIFLVSLSINILGDGLRDVLDPHQAR from the coding sequence GTGAGGAGTGCTCGTGGGTTCAGCGCGCTCGTGGGGAAGCGGCTGCGCTGGGATCCGGTGCTGCTCGCGGCGCTCGGGGTTCTTCTGCTGGTCGCCGTCGGCACGGTGATGGCGCCGCGACTCTCGCCGTATGACCCGACCCGCGTGGATCCTCGGATTCGTCTGTCGCCGCCGGGGACCGTCGGGCACCTGCTGGGGACCGATCAGTTGGGGCGTGACGTTCTCAGCCGCGCGATGTGGGGCGGTCGGATCTCACTGATCGTCGGCATCGTTCCGGTCGTACTGTCAGCGCTGGTCGGAAGCGGCGTGGGGTTGATTTCCGGCTACTATGGCGGTCTCCTCGACCATGCGGTCACCCGATCGCTCGACGTGCTGTTCGCTTTTCCAGCCATTCTGCTCGCCCTCGCGATCGTGTCGGCACTCGGGCCGTCGATTTACAATGCAATGCTGGCGATCACCATCGTCGCGATTCCCAGTTTCGCGCGCCTGGTGCGGTCGTCGACGCTCGGCGTCCGAGAACGCTCGTTTATCGAGGCGGCGAGGTCGTTGGGCGCTGGCAATCAACGCATCATCGTGCAGCACATCCTTCCCCATACCGTGTCGCCGGTGATCGTCTACGCCACATTTGAAACCGGCAAGACGATTATCTTCGCAGCGGCGCTCAGTTTCCTGGGCCTTGGCGTGCAGCCGCCCACAGCGGAGTGGGGAGCCATGCTCAGTGAGGGCCGGACGGTGCTGGCAACCGCCTGGTATGTCGCGACCGTACCTGGTATCATGATATTTCTGGTCAGCCTGAGCATCAACATCCTGGGAGACGGGCTGCGCGATGTGCTCGACCCGCACCAAGCTCGGTAA
- a CDS encoding methyltransferase domain-containing protein: protein MSDERAKRRSRTTFDRLAANYENTLAGWHSRRMKEAALQRLGSRVHGPLLDIGCGPGLLLQTLAERDPAMFLAGLDISPEMIRIAKEGLGPRADLRVGDAETLPWEGARFDCLVCVDSFHHYPHPQAALAEMHRVLRSGGRLVVADPTAPPIIRQLANIVNPLLGMGDVRMYGPREMKRMLEAQGFEQVEWSTVGIWGFVATAVAG, encoded by the coding sequence ATGAGCGATGAGAGGGCCAAACGGCGGTCTCGGACCACCTTTGATCGTCTCGCCGCGAACTACGAGAATACTCTCGCCGGTTGGCACTCCCGCCGAATGAAAGAGGCCGCGCTCCAGCGTCTTGGCAGCCGAGTCCACGGCCCGCTCCTCGATATCGGATGTGGCCCCGGTCTCCTCCTTCAGACCCTCGCCGAGCGAGATCCCGCGATGTTTCTTGCGGGGCTCGATATCTCGCCCGAGATGATCCGCATCGCCAAAGAGGGCCTCGGACCCCGGGCCGACCTCAGAGTCGGGGACGCCGAGACGTTGCCCTGGGAAGGCGCCCGGTTCGACTGCTTGGTGTGTGTCGACTCTTTTCATCATTACCCGCACCCGCAGGCGGCACTCGCCGAGATGCACCGGGTGCTCAGGAGTGGCGGGCGCCTCGTTGTCGCAGATCCGACAGCGCCGCCGATCATCCGGCAGTTGGCGAACATCGTCAACCCCCTTCTTGGCATGGGAGATGTGCGCATGTACGGACCGCGTGAGATGAAGCGCATGCTTGAGGCGCAGGGGTTTGAGCAGGTGGAGTGGTCGACCGTTGGCATCTGGGGGTTTGTCGCGACTGCAGTGGCCGGTTAA
- a CDS encoding ATP-grasp fold amidoligase family protein, giving the protein MNRTVVATARAVLPNAMFASARLVRRYTRQAGRLPNLVTPKTFNEKMLHRLLFDRRPILTMLADKYAVREYVKERVGAHVLTELYWTTTDPSDIPFEILPQKFVVKPTHGSGWVRLVADKTSVDRAGLIETCADWLRQNYYDVAAEWVYKNIEPRIMIEEFIGGGTSAPADYKLFVFDGRAELIAIHVGRFGDHRSNVYGRSWNQLDVRFSFPNLEQEVDPPKHLGEMIAYAEALGRGLDFVRVDLYDTDEQVYFGEMTITAGGAVDSFDPVAFDRQLGDMWHLASGRREENGRRR; this is encoded by the coding sequence ATGAATCGCACAGTGGTCGCGACGGCCAGGGCCGTGTTGCCGAACGCGATGTTCGCATCCGCGCGGCTCGTGCGGCGGTATACGCGGCAAGCTGGAAGGCTACCGAATCTCGTGACGCCCAAGACCTTCAACGAAAAAATGCTCCACCGTCTCTTGTTTGACCGCCGGCCGATCCTGACGATGCTCGCGGACAAGTATGCCGTTCGCGAGTACGTCAAGGAGCGCGTCGGCGCGCACGTGCTGACCGAACTCTACTGGACGACCACGGACCCGTCGGACATTCCGTTCGAGATACTGCCGCAGAAGTTTGTCGTGAAACCGACACACGGATCCGGTTGGGTTCGACTCGTCGCGGATAAAACGAGTGTGGACCGAGCAGGGCTCATCGAGACGTGCGCCGACTGGCTCCGGCAGAACTACTACGACGTCGCGGCTGAGTGGGTCTACAAGAACATTGAACCGCGAATCATGATCGAAGAATTCATCGGCGGCGGCACCAGCGCCCCCGCCGACTACAAACTGTTCGTCTTTGACGGTCGCGCCGAGCTCATTGCGATTCACGTCGGCAGATTCGGGGACCATCGGAGCAACGTGTATGGACGGTCCTGGAACCAGCTGGATGTGCGGTTCTCGTTCCCGAACCTCGAGCAGGAGGTGGATCCTCCGAAACACCTCGGCGAGATGATCGCATACGCTGAAGCCTTGGGTCGCGGACTCGACTTCGTCAGGGTCGACCTGTACGACACTGACGAGCAAGTGTACTTTGGCGAAATGACCATCACGGCCGGCGGTGCCGTGGACAGCTTCGACCCGGTTGCGTTCGACCGGCAGCTCGGCGACATGTGGCACCTGGCTTCAGGCCGCCGTGAGGAAAACGGACGGAGGCGCTGA
- a CDS encoding SCO family protein has product MRRCTLRSIRAPGEKPTAPSASTLIANGTPELAVPAAGTRGDPGPRTPGSIPGLRVWAALVALLVCTTLAFALFRPVQVLPLLRPAPPVALADAAGAPIVLARLAGTILIFQFSALQCARPCDDGHQAFQQLQQRLAAKPLGVPVRLVTVMLDGQGRPRQLAERSASMGADPRWWRLATGDATRLKDVVGGGFGVYYGPGPGGIVFDPATIVVDERGIVRAEYRTASPDAGLVLRDAQLIAREAASRGASRTRTRPA; this is encoded by the coding sequence GTGCGTCGGTGTACCTTGCGCTCCATCCGCGCACCGGGGGAGAAGCCAACGGCACCGTCAGCATCCACGCTGATCGCGAACGGCACTCCCGAGTTGGCCGTACCCGCGGCGGGGACCCGCGGTGACCCCGGACCCCGCACGCCCGGGTCCATCCCCGGTCTCCGCGTGTGGGCGGCGTTGGTCGCCCTGCTCGTCTGCACGACGCTCGCGTTCGCGCTGTTCCGGCCCGTGCAGGTGCTTCCCCTGCTCAGGCCGGCCCCGCCAGTGGCGCTCGCGGATGCCGCGGGCGCGCCGATCGTGCTGGCGCGGCTTGCCGGGACGATCCTCATCTTTCAATTCTCCGCCCTGCAATGTGCGCGTCCGTGCGACGACGGCCACCAGGCGTTTCAACAGTTGCAGCAACGACTCGCCGCGAAGCCGCTCGGCGTGCCGGTGCGCCTCGTGACCGTCATGCTTGATGGTCAAGGCCGCCCGAGGCAACTCGCCGAGCGGAGCGCTTCGATGGGGGCCGACCCTCGCTGGTGGCGGCTGGCGACCGGAGACGCGACGCGGCTCAAAGACGTGGTCGGCGGCGGGTTCGGCGTGTACTACGGGCCTGGCCCGGGCGGCATTGTATTCGACCCCGCGACGATCGTGGTCGACGAGCGCGGCATCGTCCGCGCAGAGTACAGGACCGCGTCGCCGGACGCCGGCCTGGTCTTGCGCGACGCGCAACTTATCGCCCGGGAAGCCGCCAGCCGCGGGGCCTCTCGAACGCGAACACGACCAGCATGA
- a CDS encoding zinc-binding dehydrogenase produces MNSGRGDRQRQAVLVGPRRFAVEEGTLRRLGPREVRVRVAICGVCASELPQWKAGPGDGRSELGHEVSGEIVEVGSAVTTVAPGTAVTGLLKPGFSEYATASDDRVASIPPGLNVRDALGEPLACIVSAAARTRVELGDTVAIVGLGFMGLLMLQAIRLRGPSRIVAIDVRRDALTMAQRLGAHEVFTPDQLPDRLRVRQRSTMEPGWGVDVAIEASGTQPGLTLAGELVREHGQLSILGYHNEGGGRREVDMQLWNWKALDVLNAHDRRVDVKMECVRRGLRLMAAGQIDVGALISHRFSLDEVDAAFSALETKVAGFCKAVVELSQ; encoded by the coding sequence ATGAACAGCGGTCGCGGAGATCGCCAGCGACAGGCGGTGCTGGTCGGACCCCGCCGCTTCGCCGTGGAAGAAGGGACGCTGCGCCGTCTGGGGCCGCGGGAAGTCCGGGTCCGGGTCGCCATCTGCGGAGTGTGCGCGTCCGAGCTGCCGCAGTGGAAGGCCGGACCCGGCGACGGTCGAAGCGAGCTCGGGCACGAGGTCTCGGGTGAGATCGTCGAGGTCGGATCGGCGGTCACGACCGTGGCTCCCGGCACCGCCGTCACCGGCCTGCTCAAGCCCGGGTTCTCTGAGTACGCGACCGCGAGCGACGACCGGGTGGCGTCGATTCCCCCCGGGCTCAACGTCCGCGATGCGCTGGGGGAGCCGCTGGCGTGCATCGTCAGCGCCGCCGCCCGCACGCGGGTCGAGTTGGGGGACACGGTCGCCATCGTGGGCCTCGGGTTCATGGGTCTGCTCATGCTGCAGGCGATCCGTCTCCGCGGGCCAAGCCGCATTGTGGCGATCGACGTGCGCCGCGACGCGCTTACCATGGCACAGCGCCTGGGCGCGCATGAGGTGTTCACGCCTGACCAGCTCCCGGACCGGCTGCGCGTCCGTCAGCGGTCGACCATGGAGCCCGGATGGGGGGTCGACGTCGCCATCGAGGCATCCGGCACCCAGCCTGGGCTGACTCTGGCCGGGGAACTGGTGCGGGAGCACGGCCAGCTCTCCATTCTCGGCTATCACAACGAGGGAGGCGGCCGGCGAGAGGTGGACATGCAGCTGTGGAACTGGAAGGCGCTCGACGTCCTGAACGCCCACGATCGCCGGGTCGATGTGAAAATGGAGTGCGTGCGAAGAGGCCTGCGCTTGATGGCGGCCGGCCAGATCGACGTGGGAGCGCTGATCAGCCACCGGTTCAGCCTCGACGAGGTCGACGCCGCCTTCTCCGCGCTCGAAACGAAGGTGGCGGGTTTCTGCAAGGCGGTCGTCGAGCTCTCCCAATAG
- a CDS encoding carbohydrate ABC transporter permease, whose translation MSVASIPSALALRPPGRRRRRSPGLRLGVLCALALGANIPVLVVIVNSLKSTAEFLSTNSLFPIHWTVENYGILGTQTDFASFVRTSVTVTVLVTAVSVAVAMLAGYSLSRTWNAFAVGYARSVLMLQMFPIILELIPLFILFRYLHLINSSLSVVPLYVAGVLPYGIWMAKGFFDGIPRELEEAAWVDGSSRFAGFWRIVLPLSGPGLAAIAIFSFLLSWNEFLVASVFLRNPHAETIPVGVFVFVQEYQTNWGPLFAASALALIPAFIFVTFAQRYMVQGAIVGSVKG comes from the coding sequence GTGAGCGTCGCGTCGATCCCGTCGGCGCTCGCTCTGCGGCCGCCCGGCCGGCGCCGGCGGCGCTCGCCGGGGCTGCGCCTGGGCGTGCTCTGCGCGCTCGCGCTGGGGGCGAACATCCCGGTACTGGTCGTCATCGTGAACTCGTTGAAGTCGACCGCGGAGTTTCTCTCGACCAACTCGCTGTTCCCGATTCACTGGACGGTCGAGAACTACGGCATCCTCGGCACGCAGACCGACTTCGCGAGCTTCGTCCGGACGAGCGTGACGGTGACGGTGCTGGTGACTGCCGTCAGCGTCGCAGTCGCGATGCTCGCTGGCTACAGCCTGTCGCGGACCTGGAACGCGTTCGCGGTGGGGTATGCGCGTTCCGTGCTGATGCTCCAGATGTTTCCGATCATCCTCGAGCTGATCCCGCTGTTCATTCTGTTCCGGTATCTCCACCTGATCAACTCGTCGCTCTCGGTCGTCCCGCTCTACGTCGCAGGGGTCCTGCCGTACGGGATTTGGATGGCGAAAGGGTTCTTCGACGGGATTCCGCGGGAGTTGGAAGAGGCGGCGTGGGTGGACGGGTCCTCGCGCTTCGCAGGGTTCTGGCGTATCGTGCTGCCTTTGTCCGGTCCGGGGCTGGCGGCGATCGCGATCTTCTCCTTCCTGCTGTCCTGGAATGAGTTTCTGGTCGCCTCCGTCTTCCTCCGGAACCCGCATGCTGAGACGATCCCGGTCGGGGTCTTCGTCTTCGTGCAGGAATACCAGACGAACTGGGGACCGCTGTTTGCGGCGAGCGCCCTGGCCCTGATTCCCGCGTTTATCTTCGTGACGTTCGCGCAGCGCTACATGGTGCAGGGCGCGATCGTCGGATCGGTCAAGGGGTAG
- a CDS encoding sugar ABC transporter permease — MARDVSTDASGRARRRGVLTRAPRFSRSERLSYAFLAPSLLVFALIMGYPFVQGLAYSFRGGSLLALGGFVGLDNYSQLLQDPEFQNAVVFTAVFTIGTVAGSYLIGLGLALLLNAEIAGRGVLRGALLIPWIIPSIVSTQSFRWLLEPQNGPVDALLQHLGFQPIPFFATPAWATFTVTLVKVWRSYPFMMVSCLAALQTIDPNLGEAAAVDGAGKTAWFKHIAWPHIATLSIVMWIMMAIFSIHDFETIWLLTQGGPGFATENLMVLSYKYTFIVQNVGLGSAAAIVSLVVLMALAVLLLRSRPDQAVVAVGPGAATRPGAL; from the coding sequence GTGGCAAGAGACGTCTCGACGGACGCATCGGGGCGCGCGCGGCGGCGGGGGGTCCTCACCAGGGCCCCCCGATTCAGCCGGAGCGAACGGCTCTCGTATGCCTTCCTGGCGCCATCGTTGCTGGTGTTCGCGCTGATCATGGGGTATCCGTTCGTCCAAGGTCTCGCGTACAGTTTCCGGGGCGGATCGCTGTTGGCGCTCGGTGGGTTCGTCGGGCTGGACAACTATTCACAACTCCTGCAAGACCCCGAGTTCCAGAACGCGGTCGTCTTCACTGCCGTGTTCACGATCGGGACGGTCGCCGGCAGCTACCTGATCGGCCTCGGGCTCGCGCTGCTGCTGAACGCGGAGATCGCCGGACGGGGCGTGCTCCGGGGAGCGCTGCTCATCCCGTGGATCATCCCGTCGATCGTGAGCACCCAGAGCTTCCGCTGGCTGCTGGAGCCGCAGAACGGCCCGGTGGACGCGCTGCTCCAACACCTCGGATTCCAGCCGATCCCGTTCTTCGCCACGCCGGCGTGGGCGACGTTTACGGTGACCCTCGTCAAGGTGTGGCGATCGTACCCGTTCATGATGGTCTCCTGTCTCGCGGCGTTGCAGACTATCGACCCCAACCTGGGGGAAGCGGCGGCGGTGGACGGTGCGGGGAAGACCGCGTGGTTCAAACACATCGCGTGGCCGCACATTGCGACGCTGTCGATCGTGATGTGGATCATGATGGCGATCTTCTCGATCCACGACTTCGAGACGATCTGGTTGCTCACGCAGGGCGGACCCGGGTTCGCAACGGAGAACCTGATGGTGCTCTCGTACAAGTACACCTTCATCGTCCAGAACGTGGGGTTGGGGTCCGCCGCGGCGATCGTCAGCCTCGTGGTGCTGATGGCGCTCGCCGTCCTGCTGCTGCGCTCCCGCCCCGATCAGGCGGTCGTGGCGGTCGGACCCGGCGCGGCCACCCGGCCCGGTGCGCTGTGA
- a CDS encoding ABC transporter substrate-binding protein produces MRDRGVTRRKFLTSTGIGLAGLSTFGLSVLQGGSRSSGTPAYGAPADVEWWISVRGGPEYASTDQSLVSQFNASQSQYKVNWNAIPSGGSNTWYEKLGTAIASGTQPDAVAGTAYMPWQYNAIGQTSILDDVVAELKAEGKINDFVPGVLDLMKFNGHYVCLPSGYDIRVPYYRKDILDKNGLKAPKTWDDLMRLGAALKKQNIYLYAFASGQFGWQQMMAFVFNNGGGLFDKQRNVAVISERNLEAATFISEMVKQKYISPNSPGMSKDDATKAFAEGQAVIYINQPALPATLPNLAGKLDLLDPTAGPHGDKGTLYWVNNCFSFSKSKSPAGGKAWIKWWAVNNGPLFWQGHAQQLPVRKSVGANAYFNSDISKRLITEWLPIGRTMGTHYPTLFPQLNSVEGEGELAVLVNDLLSGKDPKQALQTAQRSIETIMKRTA; encoded by the coding sequence ATGAGAGATCGCGGCGTGACGAGACGGAAGTTCTTGACCAGCACCGGCATCGGGCTTGCAGGGTTGAGCACGTTCGGCCTGAGCGTGTTGCAAGGAGGCTCCCGATCAAGCGGCACCCCCGCCTACGGCGCCCCCGCGGACGTCGAATGGTGGATCTCGGTTCGCGGCGGGCCCGAGTACGCCAGCACCGACCAGTCACTCGTGAGCCAGTTCAACGCATCGCAGAGCCAGTACAAAGTCAATTGGAACGCGATCCCAAGCGGCGGCAGCAACACCTGGTACGAAAAGCTTGGCACGGCGATCGCGTCCGGCACGCAACCGGACGCGGTCGCGGGGACCGCGTACATGCCCTGGCAGTACAATGCGATCGGCCAGACGTCGATCCTCGATGACGTCGTGGCCGAGCTGAAGGCCGAGGGCAAGATCAACGACTTCGTCCCGGGCGTGCTGGACCTGATGAAGTTCAACGGCCACTACGTCTGCCTGCCGAGCGGCTACGACATCCGCGTCCCGTACTACCGGAAGGACATCCTTGATAAGAACGGTCTCAAGGCGCCAAAGACGTGGGACGATCTCATGCGCCTCGGCGCGGCGCTCAAGAAACAGAACATCTACCTGTACGCATTCGCGTCCGGCCAGTTCGGCTGGCAGCAGATGATGGCGTTTGTGTTCAACAACGGCGGCGGTTTGTTCGACAAGCAGCGGAACGTCGCGGTGATCAGCGAGCGCAATCTGGAGGCGGCCACGTTCATCTCGGAGATGGTGAAGCAGAAATACATCAGCCCGAACAGCCCCGGCATGAGCAAGGACGACGCGACGAAAGCCTTCGCCGAGGGGCAGGCGGTCATCTATATCAACCAACCAGCGCTTCCGGCGACACTGCCCAATCTGGCGGGCAAGCTCGATCTGCTCGATCCGACCGCGGGACCGCACGGAGACAAAGGCACGCTCTACTGGGTCAACAACTGTTTCTCGTTCAGCAAGAGCAAGAGTCCCGCAGGCGGAAAGGCCTGGATCAAGTGGTGGGCGGTCAACAACGGCCCGCTGTTCTGGCAGGGGCACGCGCAACAGCTTCCGGTGCGGAAGTCGGTAGGGGCAAACGCGTACTTCAACAGCGACATCTCCAAGCGGCTCATCACGGAGTGGCTTCCGATCGGCCGGACGATGGGAACGCACTACCCGACGCTGTTCCCCCAGTTGAACTCAGTGGAGGGAGAGGGCGAGCTCGCGGTCCTCGTCAACGACCTGCTCTCCGGGAAAGATCCCAAGCAGGCGTTGCAGACCGCCCAGAGAAGCATCGAGACGATCATGAAGCGCACCGCCTGA
- a CDS encoding ROK family transcriptional regulator, whose amino-acid sequence MTSRWPLVKSEVQGAILRHVRAEGTVTRGQLVEALGVSRGKVSHEVGQLISAGLLVEEGLADPVGGRPSSLITIPRSAGVIAAVELGATSIDTALTTLGSEVIAHRGEPADIRDGPDAILGVVKQRLAELLAAQPVSADEVMAIGIAVPGPVEHASDLPIAPALMPGWHRSPIRNWFAGEYAAPVFVDNEVNLMALAEHRYGVGKGVDDLLFVKVGTGIGAGLIINGQLYRGANGAAGDIGHICVDPDGPTCPCGNVGCLGALAGARPMLEQAKAAARDGRSPFLADAVAAGKDIDGLLMSEAVACGDRWAMSTLRTSGRLVGETVAGLVSALNPALIVVGGGVLHWGPGFLGELRSAVYHRSMPLATRSLPIVTSELDGRAGILGASLLAVEGALSPLEAAGRSSLQVLTG is encoded by the coding sequence ATGACGTCGCGATGGCCGTTGGTCAAGAGTGAGGTCCAAGGCGCGATCCTCCGGCACGTCCGAGCGGAGGGCACGGTCACGCGCGGCCAGCTCGTCGAGGCGCTCGGCGTAAGCCGCGGCAAAGTGTCGCACGAAGTGGGGCAGCTCATCTCGGCGGGGCTGCTCGTTGAGGAGGGGCTGGCGGACCCGGTCGGCGGCCGGCCGTCCTCGCTCATTACGATCCCGCGCTCGGCCGGGGTGATCGCGGCCGTGGAGTTGGGCGCCACCTCGATCGATACGGCGCTGACCACGTTGGGCAGCGAGGTCATTGCGCATCGCGGTGAACCGGCGGACATCAGGGACGGGCCGGACGCCATCCTCGGGGTGGTCAAGCAACGCCTCGCCGAGCTGCTTGCGGCCCAGCCGGTGTCCGCCGACGAGGTCATGGCGATCGGGATCGCCGTGCCCGGTCCGGTCGAGCACGCGTCCGATCTTCCGATCGCGCCGGCGCTCATGCCGGGATGGCACCGCTCACCGATCCGAAACTGGTTCGCCGGGGAATACGCGGCGCCCGTGTTCGTGGACAACGAGGTCAACCTGATGGCGCTCGCCGAGCACCGGTACGGCGTGGGCAAGGGCGTCGACGACCTCCTCTTCGTCAAGGTCGGGACCGGCATCGGGGCCGGCCTGATCATCAACGGTCAGCTCTACCGCGGCGCCAACGGGGCGGCGGGCGACATCGGACACATCTGCGTCGATCCCGATGGACCGACGTGTCCCTGCGGCAACGTCGGCTGCCTGGGTGCCCTCGCCGGCGCCCGCCCCATGCTCGAACAGGCGAAGGCGGCCGCGCGAGACGGCCGGTCGCCGTTCCTGGCGGACGCCGTGGCGGCCGGCAAGGACATCGATGGGCTGTTGATGAGCGAAGCGGTCGCCTGCGGCGACCGGTGGGCGATGAGCACCCTCCGCACCTCAGGGCGGCTGGTCGGAGAGACGGTGGCCGGGCTGGTCAGCGCGCTCAACCCCGCGTTGATCGTCGTCGGGGGGGGAGTGCTCCACTGGGGACCCGGTTTTCTCGGCGAGCTGCGCAGCGCCGTGTACCATCGATCCATGCCGCTCGCCACGAGGAGTCTTCCCATCGTCACGAGCGAGCTCGACGGCCGCGCCGGCATTCTCGGTGCGAGCCTGCTTGCGGTGGAGGGAGCGCTCAGCCCCCTTGAGGCCGCAGGCCGCTCGTCACTCCAGGTGCTCACCGGATAG
- a CDS encoding Xaa-Pro peptidase family protein, which yields MPSPMDRERLGRLVDGMKRAGLDGLVCRLPENVLYLTGYWPVIGASTAILTREGEVTLIPPFSELDYVKRGWVEDVRSYRFVNMAATANPNRDTKPVLEKVATDKGLTTGRIGYEGSFELVAANNVAGEARVFAETTLRMLRESIPGATLCDATPVLLRARAIKSAIEIDQLRRANEIAGFGYEVAAASVRAGVAEAAIAGDVEARIYGAGVGYKGTERARGFCFVMSGPNAANSWRPFCMSTAKTLKEGEPVLVELNTVADGYFSDLTRTFMVGEPDARTKTIFKAVRAAIDAVIAAAKPGVKARDLDALARKSLAGHGFGDKFPHQLGHGTGLQFHDPCPTLHPASEDVLEEGMVLAVEPAVYIEGWGGVRMEENVVVTAAGCDSLCPYPRGGF from the coding sequence ATGCCTAGCCCAATGGACCGGGAGCGGTTGGGCCGGCTCGTCGACGGCATGAAACGGGCCGGTCTGGACGGGCTCGTCTGCCGGCTTCCAGAAAACGTGCTGTACCTCACGGGATACTGGCCGGTGATCGGCGCGTCCACGGCGATCCTGACCAGAGAGGGCGAGGTGACGCTGATCCCGCCGTTCTCCGAGCTCGACTATGTGAAGCGGGGTTGGGTCGAAGACGTTCGATCGTACCGCTTTGTCAACATGGCGGCGACCGCGAATCCAAACCGTGACACGAAGCCGGTGCTGGAGAAGGTGGCCACCGACAAGGGCTTGACCACCGGTCGCATCGGGTACGAGGGCAGCTTCGAGCTCGTGGCGGCGAACAACGTTGCCGGTGAGGCGCGCGTGTTCGCCGAGACGACGCTGCGCATGCTGCGGGAGAGCATCCCGGGAGCCACCCTGTGCGACGCGACCCCCGTGCTGCTGCGGGCTCGCGCGATCAAGTCGGCGATCGAGATCGACCAGCTCCGCCGCGCCAACGAAATCGCCGGGTTCGGCTACGAGGTGGCCGCCGCGTCGGTTCGCGCGGGCGTCGCGGAGGCGGCCATCGCGGGGGATGTCGAAGCCCGGATCTACGGCGCCGGCGTCGGATACAAGGGGACCGAGCGGGCGCGGGGGTTCTGCTTCGTGATGTCCGGGCCGAACGCCGCCAACTCGTGGCGGCCGTTCTGCATGTCGACCGCGAAGACGCTCAAGGAAGGCGAGCCGGTTCTGGTCGAGCTCAACACGGTGGCGGACGGGTACTTCAGCGACCTGACGCGGACCTTCATGGTGGGGGAGCCCGACGCGCGCACGAAGACGATCTTCAAGGCGGTCCGGGCCGCGATCGACGCGGTCATCGCCGCCGCGAAGCCCGGGGTCAAGGCGCGAGACCTTGACGCACTCGCGCGCAAAAGCCTCGCCGGCCACGGCTTCGGCGACAAGTTTCCGCACCAGCTGGGGCACGGCACCGGGCTCCAGTTTCACGACCCGTGTCCGACCCTGCATCCGGCGAGCGAGGACGTGCTCGAGGAGGGCATGGTGCTCGCCGTCGAGCCCGCCGTCTACATCGAGGGGTGGGGCGGGGTGCGAATGGAGGAGAACGTGGTGGTGACGGCCGCGGGCTGCGACTCGCTCTGTCCGTACCCGCGGGGTGGGTTTTGA